From a region of the Eretmochelys imbricata isolate rEreImb1 chromosome 6, rEreImb1.hap1, whole genome shotgun sequence genome:
- the LOC144265939 gene encoding olfactory receptor 5W2-like produces MEKGNLSEATEFILSGLTDRPELQIPLFGVFLLIYGITLLGNGGMILLITMDPRLHTPMYLFLSNLSFCDLCFSSIISPKMLLNFLAERRSISFTACAVQLFLCIIFADVQCLLLAVMAYDRYVAICNPLLYTVSMSRQLCKQLVAGAYTVGVVDSMIHTCFTFRLSFCSSNIINHFFCDIPPLLALSCSDTRINEIMTFAFMSCIVVTSFVTVLLSYVYIISTILQIRSSKSRRKTFSTCSFHLTAVVLFYGTQLFMYLRPPSSYPMVRDRVTSVFYMLVIPMLNPLIYSLRNTEVKDALRRAMNKLLTIL; encoded by the coding sequence atggaaaagggaAATCTCTCGGAGGcgactgagttcattctctcaggattGACAGATCGTCCGGAGCTGCAGATCCCTTTGTTTGGGGTGTTCCTACTTATTTATGGCATCACCCTGCTGGGGAATGGGGGAATGATTTTGTTAATCACAATGGATCCCCGACTCCACACCCCTATGTACTTGTTCCTCAGTAATTTGTCTTTTTGTGACCTCTGCTTTTCCTCgataatttcccctaagatgTTGCTGAATTTCTTAGCTGAGAGGAGAAGCATTTCTTTCACTGCCTGCGCTGTGCAACTGTTTCTCTGTATCATTTTTGCAGATGTTcagtgcctcttgctggctgtgatggcgtatgaccgttatgtggccatctgtaacccgctgctctatacggtcagcatgtccaggcagctttgtaaacaACTGGTGGCTGGAGCGTACACTGTGGGGGTGGTGGATTCAATGATACACACATGTTTTACATttcggctgtcattctgcagctccaacattatcaatcatttcttctgtgacatccccCCTCTGCTTGcgctctcctgttctgacacccgCATCAATGAGATTATGACAtttgctttcatgagctgcattgTAGTGACTagctttgtgactgtcctcctctcctatgtctatatcatctccaccatccttCAGATCCGTTCTTCCAAGAGCCGGCGCAAaaccttctccacctgctctttCCACTTGACTGCTGTGGTCCTGTTTTATGGCACCCAactcttcatgtatttacgtccCCCCTCCAGCTATCCCATGGTCAGAGACAGAGTGACCTCAGTGTTTTACATgctggtgatccccatgttgaaccccctcatctacagcctgaggaacacggAGGTGAAGGACGCCCTGAGGAGAGCAATGAATAAACTCCTAACCATTCTTTAA